The genomic stretch AAGAGCATGGAAGCTCTTTctatcttttaaggtcttcttcaatttctttctttagtgttctgtagttttcattgtagtctttcacctcttttgttgattcctaagtattttatttttgcattttatagttttgaattttttatttttaaaatattttttagttgttgatagacctttatttgattaatttgtttatttatatgtggtgctgataatcgaacccagtgcatcacacatgctaggcaagagctctaccactgagctacaaccccagccctgtattttgattttttaacttaatgtatCGTGGaattttccttaaattattaaataatcattGTCCTTTAGAGATTCATCATATGACAACATATAGATAGAtattctttatattatatattctgtTGTACATTTAGGTCATTTCCAATTTTGTCTATGATTATATACCAACAATGTGAGGAATGTTTTTGTTTGATCTGGGAAACTCTAAGATGACCTTCAGTAACCCTTATCTTGTATTATGTAAACATGATAGGATAACACTCCCATGATTATGTTACACACAAGGGGAttttgcagatggaattaaggttACTAGTCAATTGACTGAGTTCTTAGAAAGGGAGATAATCTGAGTGGACCTAACCTAATCACAGGAGCCCTTTAGAAGCAGATAAGTATGTCTCACTGACAATAAAAGAAGTCAGATTCAAAGTGTACAAAAGATGGGACAGGAAGACTGTTCTCCTATGTGAAATGAAGAGGGCCATGGACAAGGAACTGACAGGGTCCTAGGAGCTGAGAGTGCTGACAACAGCtgacaacagcaacaacaaaaaaagcagtGGCCTCAGTTCTACAGTAAAGCAGATCAATTCTGCAAACAATCCTGATGAGCTTGGAAGCAGGTTCTTTCCCAGAGCCTAGCTGACTGACATCATGATTTCTACTTTTTGAGACCCTAAATAGAGGACCTAGTTGAGCCCACCtggacttctgacctacagaagtgtaagataataaatggttgttgttttaagtcactaagtgtatggtaatttgttacataacaatagaaaatttaatacatttgtaagaaattatttttatagctatAATTTCTTTAGGGATAAAATCCTAGATAGAGATATTCTGAATAAAAAGTTATGCATGTTTTGTAAGGTTTTTGAATCATATTACTAATTTGCCCTTCATAATCCTTATACCAATTTATGTGCCTCCTGACAACCAATTATTAGACTGTAGCAAACACCAGCCACTGCTATTCTGAGAAGCCAAAACAAAAAGtgtctcctttttttaaaagaagatttatATTTGTCTATTTCTAGTAGGGTTGGCCATTGTTTTCTTTACTGGAGTTCATTTGCTAAGTCTTTTGGtgaatttcttattcttcttctgTGGTTATCTTTATTAATATTGAGAAAATATTCCCTAACTTGTAGTACAGCATttctctgctgttttttttttttttccaaggggACAATGATTAATGAGCTTGACAGAATGTGTACTTCTGAGAAGTATTAGTCACTGCCATTAACCCCTAGaggagaaatatatatacatatatttatacataaatatatatacacatataaacatttacatatatagatatatagagatagataaGACATATTACTGAGGGAGATCAGAGAATACCCATTTTGTTGATTAGGCAGTACTTTTCTAGGGAAAAAGTCTAGTTTGTCTGGATTGGCATTAGATTGTTTTAGGAATATATTGTGTTTCACCatgtatttgctattttttaaaatatttgtagatggacacaatatctttatttatttatttatttgtttgtttatttatttatgtatgtatctggtggtgaggatcaaaccccctGCCTCACAgtcgctaggcaagcgctctaccactgagccacaaactcatCCCCACAGCTTTGCTATTTTTGAAGGAAGTAACACTGTTAATTGGCCAGGGGAACTAATATCTTCCTAAAGATGTCATTCTTTTTGATATGATCAAAATAACCCAtaatctctgattatatatacaGGTTGAGTATTCTTTACCCAAAATTTTTTGGACCAGAAGTATTTCAAATTTTGGAGTTTTTcaaatttggaatatttgcatggaCTCTATTGGTTCAACATCCCCAATCCATAAACCCACTGAATTTCAGATTCTTGGATTAGAGATAGTCAAGCTGTATTATATTGCTCTAACCAGGATGGGGTAAGAAGAAATTCAGGTTACTTTTTCTGTAATCCTTCTTGTTTGAATGATAGGATTTATTTCTGGCAAAATAAggtggaagggaaggagagaggagttGGGAGATGTCCTTTTTTCTCTtagtaatttttgtctttttttaaaatactggttATTGCTATCAGTTTCTGAACTTTGGTATCTTCCTAATAGGAGcaaaacattgtttttattttgaaatatttgcagatttACAGGAAAATATATCGTGAGAACCTATACTCaagcaagatttttcttttctagccAAATGGTCAAGTCTTACTTAGAAAGGTTAGCTCTCCCTGTCAGTTGGATTGGGTTGCTATTTGTGTTTACAGAATTCATAATGGCCTATATTTCCATGGAGGCCTGATGttgatacatacacacatacacacacacacacacacacacacacacacacactcctatatatctcatatatatatgatcgtatttcataaatatgatatatatagatgtgtgtgtgtgtgtgtgtgtgtatgaccaGTTTTGTCTTTATCATTGATTATCTGGAATAATATAGATACTGAAGCAATTTGGAATCCAAAACCCTAGGCTACCATTATTTTGAAGACCttgtagcaatttaaaaaataaaataaaagagctcCTTTGTTGTAATTCCTATGATAAAATTACTTCTTTGTGTTGGACAACAAAGGCAGAAGAACTttgacaaaaatcaaaaaataaaaaaaggtagaCATGTCATCTGGGAAACCCAGAAGCCCAAGCAAGAAGAATGGGCTGCTCACTCTCTCCCACAACACAATACCCAGGAGTTGGCTTCTTGTTATCTGGGCCACAGAAGGCGCAGAGCTGGTAGATTCTGGTGAGGGAGCTATTGACTGGGAAGAGAGAAGTGAGCCCTGTGACTGTTCTCTCAGGACAACTGGGCTTAAGAAGTGCCCTGCTTTTGCTGGATATTCAAATTGGGATTTTTGCTTCCATTTACAAGTAGGATTTTATAAAATCCCTGAACCGTCACACAGCTGAAAGGACATAagaaagaagatgatgatgaaatCATCACTCTACATTTGTTGGACTGGGCCCTTCCTTAAGGATCAAAAACTATATAAGTGCAACCCTATGAGGTAGGTCTTGTGGTCATCGCCACATGACTTAATAAAGGAAGTTgagactcaatggttaagtaaaTGACCTAGGATTCTGTACTAAACAGTGGAATCACTTCTCAATTCACATCTGTCTGGTGCCAAATCCCATGTCCTTATATTATGAGAAATCCCTTTTTTTTACACTTAGAAAGTAGAGCTAGTAAGACCCCTAGTCATACTACTTCCTTCTCTTAGTCTAGGACTTTTTCTGCATTATGTCCTCTTAATAATTTGTTTATTCCTATGCCTTTTCTCCAGTATCTCTGGCCTACATACTTTCAACTCATGTGTCAAATTGATTCAAAAGTTACTGGATTTTTAAGCTTTTAGATAGAGCAAAGTCTAgatctttaaaaatggaattatcaatcccttaattttattttatttttttttttaatgaagtgttTCTACCAGACTCCTATAAAGGGGACACTGTCTCCCATGTGCTATTAAAAGTTGAGCCTTGTGACTActgtctgtttttttcttttagagaagtCAGAGAGTGCAGTCTGTGACCTCATGTAAAAAATAGCCACCAAAGATCTATCCAGAAtcatttttagttctttaatttTGGTAAGCCCACATTTTCAAAACAGATTAAATTTGTCTGATTTCTTTCAGAAGTATATATTACAAAGGATTCAACGGCAAGTGAGAATTCAAATGCACGAAGCAGAGCCAGAGAGCTTTCTAAGGAGAAACTATTCAGGAGGTAAGCACTTCTCCTGGAAGCTTTGGTTATTGTATTTCAGAAACATCTTTCTATTCATTTCATTGTTATTAAGAGCATAATAATTTATACGAACATTCTTTTTGATATTCAATTGACATTGctaaaatttctgctttttttttttttttcaccttcacTTTCCAGAGAGAGAAGATACACAGGCAAGTTCTGGAAGGATTTTCATTGCTACCCTTGAAGAGACTTGGAAATTAATGGGCAACATTTTACATGAaaatttttgagcatttttttcttcttatctgGGAGGCCTTCTGCAGAGAATTAATAGGAGGTTGAATGCGCACATGGATAAAATGGATCATCTTAAAGGATTGCAGTTCCAAAAATATATCAGCAGGACTGGACAGGTTTGACATAATGAGATTTCTATTTTAGCTTGACTTCTGGAACTCTGAATAAACTATAAACTGAGCTACACAAGGTCTTGCAAAGGGAGTTTCTCTTCTAAAACATTCTAGTTGAGcataacatttttcttcttcagatcTTTTGAAAAGGGATTTTTAGTCACCAGTTTCCTAAGGGGCAAGACTATCAGACATTTAccatgttttaatatatgaagtgGGATAGAAAACAGCAATCTTTATACTACTGAAAGACAATAATTGAAAGAAATGGACAGCAGGAAGTAGAGGAGAGCTTTCTGTGTACACACTGACTGAGATGGCAGAAGCTCCTGTGGAAGCCTCAACTCTGCCTGTAAcggtaaagaaaaagaagagtctATCCATCGAGGAAAAGATCGACATCATAAATGCAGTGGAAAGTGGCAAGAAAAAAGCAGAGATTGCAGCTGAatatggaataaagaaaaattcactgTCTTCTATTATGAAGAATAAAGACAAAGTTCTAGAAGCCTTTGAATCTTTGAGATTTGATCCAAAGAGAAAAAGACTGAGAACTGCTTTTTATACAGACCTAGAAGAGGCATTAATGAGATGGTATCGAATTGCTCAGTGTCTAAATGTACCAGTTAATGGTCCAATGTTGCGTCTAAAAGCTAATGATTTTGCCCAGAAACTGGGACATAATGACTTTAAGTGCAGTAATGGCTGGCTGGATCGTTTTAAATCCAGGTATGGTTTAGTATTCAGAGCTCAACCTGCAGAAGCTTCAGGTGTATCAGTAGACCCTTCAACTGTGTGGTACCAAAATATACTTCCttattatttaaatgattatcatcctaaaaatgtttttaatataaaagagaCTGGACTGCTTTATCGAATGTTACCTACAAATACATTTGCATTTAAAGGAGAAACATGTTCAGTTGGAAAGTTGTGCAAAGACAGGATAACTCTGATGGTTGGTGCAAACATGGATGGCTCAGAAAAACTTCCTTTGCTTGTcattggaaaaaacaaaaatccacatTGTTTCAAAGGTATAAAATCATTGCCTGTACATTATGAAGCTAACAGAATGGCCTGGATGACTTCAGACATATTTGAACAATGGATGCAAAAGCTTGATGAGAAATTTCAAGCCCAGCAACGAAGAGTGGTGATTTTTGTGGATTCTTCCCCTGCACATCCAGAGGTAAAGAACCTAAAGTCCATTGAGTTAGCATTCTTTCCATCATGTTTATCTTCCAAATTTGTAGCTATGAAACAAGGTGTTATTAAAAGTCTTAAAATCAAATATCGACATTGTCTCATCAAGAAATTTTTAAGCTCTGTTGAAGATAGTAGggaatttacattttcattactAGATGCAGTTGATACCTTGCATCTATGTTGGAGTACAGTAACCTCAGAGACTATTATTAAAAGCTACGAAGAAGCAGGATTCAAatctcaaaaggaagaaaatgaccCAGCCAATGCAGAGAGAGACCCTGGTCTTGATTTGGTCACCCATGCTCTGGGAGCAGGAGTGGAATTTCCTGAAGGTTTGTCTATAGAGGAGTATGCTGCCCTGGATGATGACTTAGAGACGTGTGAAGCAGTACCAAACGATGAGTCAGAATGCACTGAAGAAAGTCAGCCAGATGAAACTGGATTTTATACTTCAGATGAAGATGATGGTGGATCTTTAGAAACTGAACTTCCTTTACCATCAAAAAATGAAGCACTAACCGCTTTAGATACtcttaaaaaatttcttagaagTCAAGACATGAATGATGGACTTCATAATTCTTTAGCAGaacttgaaaattttattaacCCTTTACCACCTAAGTAATTATTTGTTATATAACATCTGAAGACTAAAAGCTTTTCCTGATGTAATTTAATATATAAGGTATGTAAAGGAGAAATaccatttaaagataaaatatgaaaacctaGTGATCTTTGGTTTAATTGCAAAACACTTGGTGTGAATAGCAAAGCTCCCTAGTAAATaatgattaattaaataaaaatactgaattataTTCAGTAAGGTTTTAGGGAGTAGAAAATATTCCAGAGTTATATATGTCAAACATGAAAAGAATGCTTTAGCTCTAATTCACACACAATGGAGCatcattgctatttttttaaaattcagatcatgttctagaacattttaatttatctacCTAGTCTAAGAAACAAAATAgcttagatatttatttttatagacatATGCCATATGTATTCTAACTacatttttaagaatcaaatattacagtagttttaatttatttttcttatatctaGCTAAcctttctaaaaagaaattatgaagaaCTACTGAAAATAAATTCTGACATACCTATACaccaaaatgattaaaaatatatcttattattTTCAAGCTATAATAAGGGCAAATGAAATGACCATATTAGGTTTTGTCATCTATAATCAGAAGATATGGGTCTttcttaaatgtgtgtgtgtgtgtgtgtttaatagaAAAATCTTTGTTGAAACATTAAactcatgattttatattttaataagaatactcttaaaaagtaaatgagaagATACATATGCactactagaaaaaaatgtggtgCTTAGATATTTTTCTAATGCTAATAGCTCAagcttttaatttataatattgaattattttcttgattttactgaatCTTgttgtcagaaaaaaatgaaatattctttcaGCATATTTGATGTAAtcagtccttttttttccttcaaatttaaTGGATAACATTTTggattaaaattttgtttgaagaAGTTTTATCTaccaaatgttttcaaatactgtgtaaaattatttaatctctataAAATAGTCTTATAACAGTCAATAATTATAACAGTGTATCAGACTTTTTCTGTTATTAAATATAAACACTATGCTTACTTATTACAGATAATTTAGTGTCCCTTTGGAAAGTATTTTGTAAAGATAAAACATACAGATTATATTCGTTATGAATTATTAATCTTCCAACAGATGACACATTTGGAAGAAATTGTTGtagaaagcatttttatttttcactgttgaTTTACTCTGCTTTTGAGATTTACTAATAAGACTGACAAATGTTTTCGTATGTTTTAGAGTGAAATATcaattgtttaaattaaaaagattttatttatgatttactttaaaattttaatttagtaaaattGTGGACTTAAAGGTGTTCTTAAGCCCCACTCATAACTATAATATCTCACATATTATGAGCcctcaatcattttttttccttctccacttGATGCCTTTTGATATTTGATTATTTCAGATATTCTGTGATATAAGAATTACTCCcatatttacagatgaggaagttaAAACTTGGAAAGATTAAATGATTTGTTTAAGATTTCAGAGCCCAAACTAAAATCCAGCAGTTCCTCATCACCCGGTCCTACATTCCCCTAACTATATACCACAATGTTCCTAACCtgttctctttaaaagaaaattccattattttacCCTTAATTTAGGAGATTAAAAGACAAAGTATTCCAGAGAATACACTAGATTCATGCTAATAGCACTATTCACAAGATCTTATCCAAGTacacataataatgaaatacTGAGAGATATTCTGATTTGGTCATTCTATACCACTCTGTGTGgttctatttaaataaataacagtttCCAAGGTGCTGAAAGCACCCACTCTTTCTTTCCTATATGATATTATACATTTCTTATTGTAAATACTTCTGAGATGTAATAAATCTAAAGATGGTAAAGTTAGAAGTTACATAAAATTTGATTAAGAAAAAATGCCTGTGGGTTTAAATTCAAAGATAAGCTTGTTAAGTTGTTAACGTTGTTCATGCCTCTGTGGTTTATAAGATGTATACATTTAAACAATTTTTGgaacaaaaattttagaaattaacttttcctaGGATGTAATCACTGCTACATACCTCActcctaatttttcttctctatacaTAGTCAGTACAAagtaagaattaaattaaatgttttttccccaaaaaaaacaactcaatttaCAATTTGCCtggttttaaaatgtggtattattttcattgttcttgcattatatttttactatttaacaATGTGTTTTTTGATTCTACTTCATCAAGAACAAGTCTCTTGTTGAATTTGGGACATTATTTCACTACCTGTGGCTAATGAACTTCTAGTGAAAGGCTTAGTTCAGAATGAAGTAGGACAATGAGTAAATCAAAGCTTGTGGGTTTCCTGTTGCCTGCTTACCTTCTCACCTGGACCTGAGCTCAAATTTCAAACCTTCCTTTTGCTGTGTACAAGGCAGATTAAttgagggggggggagggggaaggagggagcatTAAAACCAACACTTCAGATGTTAAGAGACGCCCTGGGGCTCCAGCCCTGTAGGACTGGTGGAGAGGTTTGCCTGTAGGAGAGGCAGCACCACATCTGCTGCAGGTTCCCACTCCAGGGTTGGGCCTGATCTCTGGAGCTACCCGAGCTCAGCATAGCATGGCAAAAGTCAGCCCGGAAGCTGCAACAGTTGCTAAGGAAGATCCCACTACTTTTAAGACAGAAAGGCCTAGGTTGGAGGCCCCAGTGTGCACAAGAGGTCTCAGAAAAGGTTTCTTTCGGTGAAATAAATCAAGCTTTAGCTCTACTTCCTTGTGAAAGACACCCATTTGTCTGAATCTTAATTTTATCACCCATAAAATAAGAGTCACAAtacttcatttgtatttattttgagaatgaaaaTTTTGTATGTGAATGTATTTAGGAAACTCTAAAGGAATCAAGTATTCCACAATTCTAAGCAATAACCAGAAAAATGCTTCTATGCTACTACTTCCAAATATGCCCAGATATTACACAGTGGTGCTAAATTATTGATGAccgtgttttctttctttttttttttttctttctttctttggtgctgtaggcctggcacatgctaagcacatactctaccattgaactatgcTCCCCAAAACCCCAAAACCCTAGTGACAGTTTTATTGACATGTGAAATGAAATAAGGAAGCCAGCATTTTTAGAAATGTTCAGTTTATTGAGAGTTCAGAAACTTCGTTTTGGATGAGGAACAAAGATGACTTAGAAACCTTAATTTTTCCCGAATTGATCCTTCTGCAAAGCAATACAATAAGTGCTCATCACAGAGTAGCCCTTTCTGTTGCCACATTAGCTAATTCAATTGTCCTGTTTGGGGGCTGTAACAAACTTGTGAAACCTAGGGTAACCTAGAGTCTGGAGACacactaaataataaatacaccACTAAATCAGTCTGCTCATTCTTCCATGATGGTACTGGAGACAGAATTAAACAacctaaatttattttctcacagtctggAGACTGGAGATCAGGGTGCCAGGGTGGTCCATATCTGATGAGGGCTGTCCCCTTGGGTCTCGGGCCTTTTGACACTATGCTCACATGACCTCTTTGTGTGAGTATGGAGAGAGACCAAGCTCTTTGATGTTCCTGTTGTCATTTCTTGAGAACCACAAataatcctaattacctccccaTCTCCAAATATTACACTGGggtttagggcttcaacatatgaatttggggggcgGGGCACAAACATTCAGTTTATAACAACCACCTAGTATAAGTAAATGTTTTCACATATTTAATTCCCATTTGCTAAAAGCTAAAAGGGCATGCATATTTTCAGAACTCATTAATCAGCTTTAGGAAACTCTAAAGGAATCAAGGTATTAGCAAGAACTTTAAGATTTATGAAACATAccttaaagaaatggaaacattttatgGCTTTGAATAAATGAGAAGACTCAATATGA from Marmota flaviventris isolate mMarFla1 chromosome 7, mMarFla1.hap1, whole genome shotgun sequence encodes the following:
- the Tigd4 gene encoding tigger transposable element-derived protein 4, coding for MAEAPVEASTLPVTVKKKKSLSIEEKIDIINAVESGKKKAEIAAEYGIKKNSLSSIMKNKDKVLEAFESLRFDPKRKRLRTAFYTDLEEALMRWYRIAQCLNVPVNGPMLRLKANDFAQKLGHNDFKCSNGWLDRFKSRYGLVFRAQPAEASGVSVDPSTVWYQNILPYYLNDYHPKNVFNIKETGLLYRMLPTNTFAFKGETCSVGKLCKDRITLMVGANMDGSEKLPLLVIGKNKNPHCFKGIKSLPVHYEANRMAWMTSDIFEQWMQKLDEKFQAQQRRVVIFVDSSPAHPEVKNLKSIELAFFPSCLSSKFVAMKQGVIKSLKIKYRHCLIKKFLSSVEDSREFTFSLLDAVDTLHLCWSTVTSETIIKSYEEAGFKSQKEENDPANAERDPGLDLVTHALGAGVEFPEGLSIEEYAALDDDLETCEAVPNDESECTEESQPDETGFYTSDEDDGGSLETELPLPSKNEALTALDTLKKFLRSQDMNDGLHNSLAELENFINPLPPK